One window from the genome of Corynebacterium sp. SCR221107 encodes:
- the dapB gene encoding 4-hydroxy-tetrahydrodipicolinate reductase: MAIKVGVIGAKGRVGQAVCEGVNAADDLELVAQIDKGDSLETLLSTGAEVIVDFTAPAVVMDTLEFVLTHGINAVVGTTGFTQERLAQVEQWAKQGGANVLIAPNFAISAVLTMQFAKQAARFFDSAEVVEYHHPNKLDAPSGTAIHTAEGIAAARREAGLGVMPDATDQSLDGARGADVDGVRVHAVRMTGMVAHEEVIFGAQGQSLTIRQDSYDRNSFVPGVLVGVREVAHHEGLTVGLEHFLGL; the protein is encoded by the coding sequence GTGGCAATCAAGGTAGGCGTTATCGGTGCCAAGGGGCGCGTTGGGCAGGCCGTGTGTGAGGGTGTGAACGCCGCAGACGATCTCGAGCTGGTGGCTCAGATCGATAAGGGAGATTCTCTCGAAACTCTGCTTAGCACGGGAGCTGAGGTCATCGTGGACTTCACCGCACCGGCAGTGGTGATGGATACCCTTGAGTTTGTCCTCACCCACGGCATCAACGCCGTGGTGGGTACAACCGGCTTTACTCAGGAGCGTCTTGCGCAGGTCGAGCAGTGGGCGAAGCAGGGCGGAGCCAACGTGCTGATCGCCCCAAACTTTGCCATCTCTGCGGTTTTGACCATGCAGTTTGCCAAGCAGGCAGCGCGCTTCTTTGATTCTGCTGAGGTTGTTGAGTACCACCATCCGAACAAGCTGGACGCACCTTCCGGCACCGCCATTCACACCGCCGAGGGTATCGCCGCTGCGCGCCGCGAGGCAGGATTGGGTGTGATGCCGGATGCCACCGACCAATCCCTTGATGGTGCCCGTGGGGCTGATGTTGATGGCGTGCGCGTACATGCAGTCCGCATGACTGGCATGGTTGCGCACGAGGAGGTCATCTTTGGCGCCCAGGGGCAGTCCCTGACCATCCGTCAGGATTCCTATGATCGCAACTCCTTTGTGCCGGGTGTGCTCGTTGGCGTGCGTGAAGTCGCACATCACGAGGGCCTGACCGTGGGACTTGAGCACTTCCTCGGACTCTAG
- a CDS encoding YbdD/YjiX family protein, translating to MHAVVKIAKSVWWYLGAVVGDHDYDNYVAHRRQAHPGCEVLSKRDYWRERYANQDNNPASRCC from the coding sequence ATGCACGCTGTTGTGAAAATAGCCAAGTCCGTGTGGTGGTACCTCGGTGCCGTGGTCGGCGATCATGACTACGACAACTACGTCGCCCACCGCCGCCAGGCTCACCCAGGGTGCGAGGTCTTGTCCAAGCGCGACTATTGGCGCGAAAGATACGCCAATCAGGATAACAACCCGGCCTCGCGCTGCTGTTAA
- a CDS encoding polyribonucleotide nucleotidyltransferase, giving the protein MSNTKGQIQFSEDPDYGVTEAIVTIDNGDFGTRTIRFETGQLARQADGSVTTYLDDDTMLLATTTASKQPREGFDFFPLTVDVEERMYAAGQIPGSFFRREGRPSTEAILACRLIDRPLRPTFVKGLRNEVQVVVTVLSMNPTDRYDVVAINGASAATQLSGLPTSGAVGGVRIALISDEAHPEGQWVAFPTEEQHQAALFELVVAGRIVAKKKGNKTIEDVAIMMVEAGATEHVVERIAGGAPAPTETVVAAGLEAAKPFIELLCRAQAGLAERAAKETQEFPLFPAYTDEVYAAVEKKASAKLTKLLTIKAKQERDEATNEYMVQVEDELIDSFEDNENASKEIRAAYNAVMKKIVRQKILTEQFRIDGRGVTDIRDLSVEVDLIPRAHGSSLFERGETQILGVTTLNMLKMEQQIDSLTPTTSKRYIHHYNFPPYSTGETGRVGSPKRREIGHGALAERALVPVIPSREEFPYTIRQVSEALGSNGSTSMGSVCASTLSLYNAGVPLKAPVAGIAMGLVSDEVDGETRYVALTDILGAEDAFGDMDFKVAGTSEFVTALQLDTKLDGIPSEVLAAALAQARDARITILDTMAEVIDTPDEMSPLAPRITTVTVPVSKIGEVIGPKGKTINQITEETGADISIEEDGTVYVSATSGEAAQAAIEKINSIANPQLPKVGERFLGTVVKTTAFGAFVSLVPGRDGLVHISKLGNGKRVEKVEDVVNVGDKIEVEILDIDNRGKISLGLVSNED; this is encoded by the coding sequence TTGAGCAACACCAAGGGACAGATTCAGTTCTCTGAAGATCCTGATTATGGAGTAACCGAGGCCATCGTAACCATCGATAATGGCGATTTCGGAACTCGCACCATCCGTTTTGAGACTGGGCAATTGGCCCGCCAAGCGGACGGTTCCGTCACCACCTACCTGGATGATGACACCATGCTGCTCGCCACCACCACGGCCTCAAAGCAGCCCCGTGAAGGCTTCGACTTCTTCCCGCTAACCGTGGACGTCGAGGAGCGGATGTACGCCGCAGGCCAAATTCCCGGCTCCTTCTTCCGCCGTGAGGGCCGTCCCTCCACCGAGGCCATTCTGGCGTGTCGTCTGATCGACCGCCCGCTGCGCCCCACCTTCGTCAAGGGCCTGCGCAACGAGGTGCAGGTCGTGGTGACGGTTCTTTCCATGAACCCCACCGACCGCTACGACGTCGTCGCCATCAATGGCGCCTCCGCCGCCACTCAGCTGTCCGGCCTGCCCACCTCCGGCGCCGTCGGCGGCGTACGCATCGCTCTGATTTCTGATGAGGCGCACCCAGAAGGGCAGTGGGTTGCCTTCCCTACCGAGGAGCAGCACCAGGCCGCCTTGTTCGAGCTCGTGGTCGCAGGACGCATCGTTGCCAAGAAGAAGGGCAACAAGACCATCGAAGACGTTGCCATCATGATGGTCGAGGCCGGTGCCACCGAGCATGTGGTCGAGCGCATCGCTGGCGGAGCCCCTGCGCCGACGGAGACCGTGGTCGCCGCAGGCCTAGAGGCAGCAAAGCCCTTCATCGAGCTGCTGTGCCGCGCTCAGGCTGGTCTGGCTGAGCGTGCAGCGAAGGAGACCCAGGAGTTCCCGCTGTTCCCGGCCTACACTGACGAGGTCTACGCTGCGGTGGAGAAGAAGGCTTCGGCCAAGCTCACCAAGCTCTTGACGATCAAGGCCAAGCAGGAGCGCGACGAGGCCACCAACGAGTACATGGTGCAGGTCGAGGACGAGCTCATCGATTCCTTCGAGGACAATGAGAACGCCTCCAAGGAAATCCGCGCCGCCTACAACGCGGTGATGAAGAAGATCGTGCGCCAGAAGATCCTCACCGAGCAGTTCCGCATCGACGGCCGCGGTGTTACCGACATCCGCGACCTTTCCGTCGAGGTTGACCTCATCCCTCGTGCGCACGGTTCCTCCCTCTTCGAGCGCGGTGAGACCCAAATCCTCGGCGTGACCACCTTGAACATGCTCAAGATGGAGCAGCAGATTGACTCGCTGACCCCGACCACCTCCAAGCGCTACATCCACCATTACAACTTCCCGCCGTATTCCACCGGCGAGACCGGCCGTGTGGGTTCCCCGAAGCGCCGCGAGATCGGGCACGGCGCGCTCGCCGAGCGCGCGCTCGTGCCGGTGATTCCTTCCCGCGAGGAGTTCCCGTACACCATCCGCCAGGTCTCTGAGGCTTTGGGCTCAAACGGCTCGACGTCTATGGGCTCGGTGTGTGCCTCGACCCTCTCGCTGTACAACGCCGGCGTGCCGCTGAAGGCCCCGGTGGCCGGCATCGCCATGGGCTTGGTCTCCGATGAGGTCGACGGCGAGACCCGCTATGTTGCGCTGACCGACATCCTCGGCGCCGAGGATGCCTTCGGCGACATGGACTTCAAGGTGGCCGGTACGTCTGAGTTTGTGACCGCACTGCAGCTGGACACGAAGCTCGACGGTATTCCTTCCGAGGTGCTCGCCGCCGCACTGGCACAAGCTCGTGATGCCCGCATCACCATCTTGGACACGATGGCCGAGGTCATCGACACCCCGGACGAGATGAGCCCGTTGGCTCCTCGTATCACCACGGTCACCGTCCCGGTTTCCAAGATCGGTGAGGTCATCGGCCCGAAGGGCAAGACCATCAACCAAATCACCGAGGAGACCGGTGCGGACATCTCCATCGAGGAGGATGGCACCGTCTACGTCTCTGCCACCAGCGGCGAGGCAGCCCAGGCCGCAATCGAGAAGATCAATTCGATTGCCAATCCTCAGCTGCCGAAGGTCGGTGAGCGATTCCTCGGCACTGTTGTCAAGACCACCGCCTTCGGCGCGTTCGTGTCGCTGGTTCCCGGCCGCGATGGATTGGTCCACATCTCCAAGCTGGGCAACGGCAAGCGAGTGGAGAAGGTCGAAGACGTTGTCAACGTCGGCGACAAGATTGAGGTCGAAATCCTCGACATCGACAACCGAGGCAAGATCTCCCTCGGACTGGTCAGCAACGAGGACTAG
- the dapA gene encoding 4-hydroxy-tetrahydrodipicolinate synthase → MSTGSTANNGSEYFGTVSVAIVTPFDSEGQLDLAAGRRLAAHLVANGVDSLVLAGTTGESPTTSLDEKISLLKAVKEEVGDSAKIIAGAGTNNTAASLAMAKASAEAGADALLVVTPYYSKPSQEGIYQHFRAIAEATPLPICAYDIPPRSVVPIQPETLRRIAQLPTVKGVKDAKGDIAAATPLIQETGLAWYSGDDPLNLPWLSVGATGFISVIGHLAPQLLREMRTLFINGELDKAREINARLSPLVSAQGRLGGVTFAKAGLRLQGIEVGDPRLPIIAPNEQEVEELRHDLEKAGVL, encoded by the coding sequence ATGAGCACAGGTTCGACAGCGAATAACGGCAGCGAGTACTTCGGTACTGTTTCTGTTGCCATCGTCACCCCCTTTGATTCCGAAGGCCAGCTTGACCTCGCCGCCGGGCGTCGTTTGGCCGCGCACCTGGTAGCCAATGGGGTTGACTCTCTCGTTCTCGCCGGAACCACCGGTGAGTCACCGACAACCTCGCTGGATGAAAAGATCAGCCTGCTCAAGGCCGTGAAAGAAGAGGTTGGTGATTCCGCAAAGATCATTGCGGGCGCCGGCACGAACAACACCGCAGCATCCCTTGCGATGGCCAAGGCTTCGGCCGAGGCTGGCGCAGACGCGTTGCTGGTTGTGACGCCTTATTACTCCAAGCCCAGCCAGGAAGGTATTTATCAGCACTTCCGCGCCATCGCTGAGGCGACACCTCTTCCTATCTGCGCCTACGATATTCCGCCTCGTTCTGTGGTGCCGATCCAGCCGGAAACCCTGCGCCGGATCGCACAGTTGCCAACCGTCAAGGGCGTCAAAGACGCCAAGGGAGACATCGCAGCGGCAACCCCGCTGATTCAAGAGACTGGGCTTGCCTGGTACTCCGGCGATGATCCGCTTAATCTCCCGTGGCTGTCGGTTGGAGCAACTGGCTTTATCTCCGTCATCGGACATCTAGCACCTCAGCTCTTGCGCGAAATGCGAACCCTATTTATTAACGGCGAACTCGACAAGGCGCGCGAAATCAATGCGCGGCTGTCCCCACTCGTCTCGGCACAGGGCCGCCTTGGCGGCGTGACCTTCGCCAAGGCAGGACTGCGTTTGCAGGGCATTGAAGTAGGCGATCCGCGTCTGCCGATCATTGCTCCCAACGAGCAGGAAGTGGAAGAGCTCCGCCACGATCTAGAAAAAGCTGGAGTCCTATAA
- the thyX gene encoding FAD-dependent thymidylate synthase, with protein sequence MARQKLLNVQIVACSHFMPPSDIDWETDATDSEALIEFAGRACYESFDKPNPRTATNEAYLRHIMEVGHTALLEHPTATLYIRGLSRSATHELTRHRHFSFSQLSQRFVHQDQTEVIVPPLIDEDEQLREIFLNTVDVSRLAYNELLEALEEKLADEPNALLRKKQARQAARAILPNAMESRIVVTGNFRTWRHFIGMRASEHADVEIRTLAVECLELLQNQAPVAFGDFEVTTLMDGSKMATSPYVTDF encoded by the coding sequence ATGGCCCGGCAAAAACTGCTCAACGTCCAGATCGTGGCCTGCTCGCACTTCATGCCACCTTCTGACATTGACTGGGAGACGGATGCCACCGACTCGGAAGCCCTCATAGAGTTTGCGGGGCGGGCGTGTTATGAGTCCTTTGATAAGCCCAATCCCCGCACGGCTACTAATGAGGCCTATCTGCGCCACATCATGGAGGTGGGGCACACGGCGTTGCTGGAGCACCCCACGGCAACGCTGTACATTCGTGGGTTGTCGCGTTCGGCAACACATGAGCTCACCCGGCACCGTCATTTTAGTTTCTCGCAGCTATCGCAACGATTTGTTCACCAAGATCAGACAGAGGTCATCGTTCCACCGCTCATCGATGAGGATGAGCAGCTACGCGAGATCTTTCTCAACACTGTCGATGTTAGCCGCTTGGCCTACAACGAACTGCTGGAAGCGCTAGAGGAAAAGCTTGCCGACGAGCCTAACGCCCTGCTGCGAAAGAAGCAGGCGCGGCAGGCCGCCCGCGCGATCTTGCCGAATGCGATGGAGTCGCGCATCGTGGTGACCGGAAACTTCCGGACGTGGCGTCACTTCATCGGAATGCGTGCCTCCGAGCATGCTGACGTTGAGATCCGAACCTTAGCAGTTGAGTGTTTAGAGCTTCTGCAAAACCAGGCCCCCGTGGCCTTCGGTGATTTCGAGGTCACTACCTTGATGGATGGCTCGAAGATGGCAACGAGTCCATACGTCACCGACTTCTAA
- the rpsO gene encoding 30S ribosomal protein S15: MALSAEQKKSILAEYGLHETDTGSPEAQVALLTTRINNLTEHLKFHKHDHHSRRGLLLLVGRRRGLLKYLAANNVDRYRDLISRLGLRR; this comes from the coding sequence ATGGCATTGTCCGCTGAGCAGAAGAAGTCCATCCTCGCCGAGTACGGCCTGCACGAGACCGACACCGGTTCCCCGGAGGCTCAGGTTGCGCTGCTGACCACCCGTATCAACAACCTGACCGAGCACCTGAAGTTCCACAAGCACGATCACCACTCCCGTCGTGGTCTGCTGCTTCTTGTTGGTCGCCGTCGTGGCCTGCTGAAGTACTTGGCTGCTAACAACGTTGATCGCTACCGTGACCTCATCTCCCGCCTGGGTCTGCGTCGCTAA